From a region of the Cyclopterus lumpus isolate fCycLum1 chromosome 5, fCycLum1.pri, whole genome shotgun sequence genome:
- the ccdc66 gene encoding coiled-coil domain-containing protein 66 isoform X2: MNLGDGLLFELENGKPKLILLSRGVEKNPAKLSFRPRAAHVLSSRQPSCVEEAQGEERPARQQQAGRPRDAKGKAGGAAPSFTSTCSGGRSTTLTSSKMHHKGPSAKAEAKVKTDRHQRGPAVGSLRTDGRPGRPQNSGPRVAGKEGLTGPSANGDAGPKESVVCLTNQQLQKILHTVQTSSVGQHPPENPRTQVNQNDSKETVSSTNGDDGGGGGGGGGGEMKEEDRGGGGTDSSGRSRDKDNRPSGCPFSWLEERHSDSRAAIDAKKALWRRELDEQVALKQQCSAPGRLQAEEDTESVFSVQSSLSHRDQPAAIRSSLRLGEVTPMEEVLSLERREAQRRRWLEELDQQREETSERRRREKLLQSQTEDHELWATHFDSMQRRPPVQAEAPSAPSALSMASERGGWEPSSSLSLVWEATSSCGAESVGGASVDATSGYLARASYLRTMTALLDPAQIEERERRRLKQLEQQRAIEAQVEERRLQRRREEARRREELEEDERKVALEREMLERQYKLDTLRERQKVGTQTSSNQAETETVHDDHDDHHDDHGDHHDHHDDHGDHHDGRRQEAPETSVTRKSECLEEDVNNDTTGPAPSLPLRVQTPGVSAQYQPPPLLSAAPPNVRNRAVRTGKENVCLSGGGGGGGGTGGRTGAGAGAGGGGGGGGDDPYEAFARTERSRGDKRRPEWNTQRPSRRFVPASERYPAPLQRNRQESRQRRQAELLALQERTCLSRTDPPPPPPPPPQHQEPRLCSNPTQTRTSPTRRVENGSRGQNILAVINTERGRSPPDPTARQRVQSQQAASSSAPPPPPLLPLEFIPYVRSDEVFNMDPLEPADTPPPHTHTAPPQSSASPPSHRLLHSEPLRNAQTQRQQEILRGLAQLRQGLLQKQRELETDLNPLLKRHDNEHRPPAAMKRK; this comes from the exons GCGTTGAGAAGAATCCAGCAAAG CTGTCCTTCCGGCCCAGAGCGGCTCACGTCCTGAGCTCCAGGCAGCCGTCCTGTGTGGAGGAGGCGCAGGGAGAGGAGCGTCCAGCCCGGCAGCAGCAGGCAGGAAGGCCCAGAGACGCCAAGGGCAAAGCGGGAGGAGCAGccccctccttcacctccacctgcagcgGGGGGAGGAGCACCACTCTGACATCATCCAAGATGCATCACAAAGGACCGAGCGCCAAAGCGGAGGCCAAG GTGAAGACCGACAGACACCAACGGGGCCCGGCGGTCGGCTCCCTGAGGACCGACGGGAGACCAGGGCGGCCTCAGAACAGCGGGCCGCGAGTCGCTGGAAAGGAGGGACTGACGGGCCCGTCGGCCAATGGGGACGCAGGGCCGAAGGAGAGCGTGGTGTGTCTGACCAATCAGCAGCTGCAGAAGATCCTCCACACAGTCCAGACCTCCAGCGTTGGTCAACACCCACCAGAGAACCCCCGGACTCagg taAATCAAAACGACTCAAAAGAAACTGTTTCCTCAACaaatggagatgatggaggaggaggaggaggaggaggaggaggagagatgaaggaggaagatagaggaggaggaggaactgaCTCAAGTGGAAGATCACGGGATAAAGACAACAG GCCGTCTGGATGTCCGTTCAGCTGGCTGGAGGAGCGGCACTCGGACAGCAGAGCGGCCATCGACGCCAAGAAGGCTCTGTGGAGGAGGGAGCTGG atgaACAAGTGGCGTTGAAGCAGCAGTGCTCGGCTCCCGGCAGACTCCAG gctgaGGAGGACACAGAGAGTGTGTTCTCCGTCCAGAGCTCCCTCAGCCACAGAGATCAGCCTGCAGCCATCAGGTCCAGCCTCAGACTCGGG GAGGTCACGCCGATGGAGGAGGTGCTGAGCCTCGAGAGGAGAGAAGCTCAGAGGAGACGCtggctggaggagctggaccagcagagagaggagacgagtgAACGCAGGAGACGAGAGAAACTGCTGCAGAGCCAG ACGGAGGACCACGAGCTCTGGGCGACACACTTTGACTCCATGCAGAGACGACCTCCGGTCCAGGCTGAGGCTCCGTCAGCTCCGTCAGCGCTGTCCATGGCCTCTGAGCGGGGGGGGTGGGAGCCCTCGTCCAGCCTGTCGCTGGTCTGGGAGGCCACGAGCAGCTGCGGAGCAGAGAGTGTGGGCGGAGCCAGCGTAGATGCAACCAGCGGATACCTGGCCAGAGCCAG CTATCTGAGGACCATGACCGCCCTGCTGGACCCCGCCCagatagaagagagagagaggaggaggctcaagcagctggagcagcag CGAGCGATCGAGGCCCAGGTGGAGGAGCGtcggctgcagaggaggagagaggaggcgaggaggagagaggagttggaggaggacgagaggaaggTGGcgctggagagagagatgctggAGCGACAGTACAAGCTGGACACGCTGAGGGAGAGGCAGAAGGTCGGCACACAAACG TCGAGCAACCAGGCGGAGACGGAGACGGTGCACGACGACCACGACGACCACCACGACGACCACGGCGACCACCACGACCACCACGACGACCACGGCGACCACCACGACGGGAGACGGCAGGAGGCGCCAGAGACCAGCG TTACCAGGAAGAGCGAGTGTTTGGAGGAGGACGTCAACAACGACACCACTGGTCCAG ctcCCTCTCTACCGCTCAGAGTTCAGACTCCTGGTGTCTCTGCTCAgtaccagcctcctcctcttctctctgctgctcctccaaaCGTCAGGAACCGAGCGGTGAGAACAGGCAAGGAgaacgtctgtctgtctggaggaggaggaggaggaggaggaacaggaggaagaacaggagcaggagcaggagcaggaggaggaggaggaggaggaggagacgaccCATATGAAGCGTTTGCCAGGACCGAGAGGAGCAGGGGGGACAAGAGGAGGCCGGAGTGGAACACACAGAG GCCCAGCCGGCGCTTCGTTCCAGCCTCGGAGCGTTACCCGGCTCCTCTGCAGAGGAACCGACAGGAGAGTCGACAGAGGAGGCAGGCTGAGCTCCTCGCTCTGCAGGAGAGGACTTGTCTGTCCAGGAccgacccccctcctcctcctcctcctcctcctcagcaccAGGAGCCTCGTCTCTGCTCCAACCCCACGCAGACCAGAACCAGTCCCACCAGGAGG GTGGAGAACGGTTCCAGAGGACAGAACATCTTAGCAGTCATCAACACTGAAAG GGGGCGCTCTCCTCCAGACCCCACTGCCAGACAGAGAGTTCAGAGTCAGCAGGCGGCTTCCTcctccgcccctcctcctcctcctcttcttcctctggagTTCATTCCTTACGTCCGGAGTGATGAAGTCTTCAACATGGATCCCCTGGAGCCTGCTGACACCCCcccaccgcacacacacacag ctcctcctcaGAGCTCCGCGTCTCCTCCTTCACATCGACTCCTCCACTCTGAACCGCTTCGTAACGCACAGACACAACGACAGCAAGAGATCCTCAGGGGCCTGGCCCAGCTACggcag ggttTATTACAGAAGcagagggagctggagacggaTCTGAATCCTCTCCTGAAGCGCCATGACAACGAGCACCGGCCGCCCGCGGCAATGAAGCGcaagtga
- the ccdc66 gene encoding coiled-coil domain-containing protein 66 isoform X1 → MNLGDGLLFELENGKPKLILLSRGVEKNPAKQLSFRPRAAHVLSSRQPSCVEEAQGEERPARQQQAGRPRDAKGKAGGAAPSFTSTCSGGRSTTLTSSKMHHKGPSAKAEAKVKTDRHQRGPAVGSLRTDGRPGRPQNSGPRVAGKEGLTGPSANGDAGPKESVVCLTNQQLQKILHTVQTSSVGQHPPENPRTQVNQNDSKETVSSTNGDDGGGGGGGGGGEMKEEDRGGGGTDSSGRSRDKDNRPSGCPFSWLEERHSDSRAAIDAKKALWRRELDEQVALKQQCSAPGRLQAEEDTESVFSVQSSLSHRDQPAAIRSSLRLGEVTPMEEVLSLERREAQRRRWLEELDQQREETSERRRREKLLQSQTEDHELWATHFDSMQRRPPVQAEAPSAPSALSMASERGGWEPSSSLSLVWEATSSCGAESVGGASVDATSGYLARASYLRTMTALLDPAQIEERERRRLKQLEQQRAIEAQVEERRLQRRREEARRREELEEDERKVALEREMLERQYKLDTLRERQKVGTQTSSNQAETETVHDDHDDHHDDHGDHHDHHDDHGDHHDGRRQEAPETSVTRKSECLEEDVNNDTTGPAPSLPLRVQTPGVSAQYQPPPLLSAAPPNVRNRAVRTGKENVCLSGGGGGGGGTGGRTGAGAGAGGGGGGGGDDPYEAFARTERSRGDKRRPEWNTQRPSRRFVPASERYPAPLQRNRQESRQRRQAELLALQERTCLSRTDPPPPPPPPPQHQEPRLCSNPTQTRTSPTRRVENGSRGQNILAVINTERGRSPPDPTARQRVQSQQAASSSAPPPPPLLPLEFIPYVRSDEVFNMDPLEPADTPPPHTHTAPPQSSASPPSHRLLHSEPLRNAQTQRQQEILRGLAQLRQGLLQKQRELETDLNPLLKRHDNEHRPPAAMKRK, encoded by the exons GCGTTGAGAAGAATCCAGCAAAG CAGCTGTCCTTCCGGCCCAGAGCGGCTCACGTCCTGAGCTCCAGGCAGCCGTCCTGTGTGGAGGAGGCGCAGGGAGAGGAGCGTCCAGCCCGGCAGCAGCAGGCAGGAAGGCCCAGAGACGCCAAGGGCAAAGCGGGAGGAGCAGccccctccttcacctccacctgcagcgGGGGGAGGAGCACCACTCTGACATCATCCAAGATGCATCACAAAGGACCGAGCGCCAAAGCGGAGGCCAAG GTGAAGACCGACAGACACCAACGGGGCCCGGCGGTCGGCTCCCTGAGGACCGACGGGAGACCAGGGCGGCCTCAGAACAGCGGGCCGCGAGTCGCTGGAAAGGAGGGACTGACGGGCCCGTCGGCCAATGGGGACGCAGGGCCGAAGGAGAGCGTGGTGTGTCTGACCAATCAGCAGCTGCAGAAGATCCTCCACACAGTCCAGACCTCCAGCGTTGGTCAACACCCACCAGAGAACCCCCGGACTCagg taAATCAAAACGACTCAAAAGAAACTGTTTCCTCAACaaatggagatgatggaggaggaggaggaggaggaggaggaggagagatgaaggaggaagatagaggaggaggaggaactgaCTCAAGTGGAAGATCACGGGATAAAGACAACAG GCCGTCTGGATGTCCGTTCAGCTGGCTGGAGGAGCGGCACTCGGACAGCAGAGCGGCCATCGACGCCAAGAAGGCTCTGTGGAGGAGGGAGCTGG atgaACAAGTGGCGTTGAAGCAGCAGTGCTCGGCTCCCGGCAGACTCCAG gctgaGGAGGACACAGAGAGTGTGTTCTCCGTCCAGAGCTCCCTCAGCCACAGAGATCAGCCTGCAGCCATCAGGTCCAGCCTCAGACTCGGG GAGGTCACGCCGATGGAGGAGGTGCTGAGCCTCGAGAGGAGAGAAGCTCAGAGGAGACGCtggctggaggagctggaccagcagagagaggagacgagtgAACGCAGGAGACGAGAGAAACTGCTGCAGAGCCAG ACGGAGGACCACGAGCTCTGGGCGACACACTTTGACTCCATGCAGAGACGACCTCCGGTCCAGGCTGAGGCTCCGTCAGCTCCGTCAGCGCTGTCCATGGCCTCTGAGCGGGGGGGGTGGGAGCCCTCGTCCAGCCTGTCGCTGGTCTGGGAGGCCACGAGCAGCTGCGGAGCAGAGAGTGTGGGCGGAGCCAGCGTAGATGCAACCAGCGGATACCTGGCCAGAGCCAG CTATCTGAGGACCATGACCGCCCTGCTGGACCCCGCCCagatagaagagagagagaggaggaggctcaagcagctggagcagcag CGAGCGATCGAGGCCCAGGTGGAGGAGCGtcggctgcagaggaggagagaggaggcgaggaggagagaggagttggaggaggacgagaggaaggTGGcgctggagagagagatgctggAGCGACAGTACAAGCTGGACACGCTGAGGGAGAGGCAGAAGGTCGGCACACAAACG TCGAGCAACCAGGCGGAGACGGAGACGGTGCACGACGACCACGACGACCACCACGACGACCACGGCGACCACCACGACCACCACGACGACCACGGCGACCACCACGACGGGAGACGGCAGGAGGCGCCAGAGACCAGCG TTACCAGGAAGAGCGAGTGTTTGGAGGAGGACGTCAACAACGACACCACTGGTCCAG ctcCCTCTCTACCGCTCAGAGTTCAGACTCCTGGTGTCTCTGCTCAgtaccagcctcctcctcttctctctgctgctcctccaaaCGTCAGGAACCGAGCGGTGAGAACAGGCAAGGAgaacgtctgtctgtctggaggaggaggaggaggaggaggaacaggaggaagaacaggagcaggagcaggagcaggaggaggaggaggaggaggaggagacgaccCATATGAAGCGTTTGCCAGGACCGAGAGGAGCAGGGGGGACAAGAGGAGGCCGGAGTGGAACACACAGAG GCCCAGCCGGCGCTTCGTTCCAGCCTCGGAGCGTTACCCGGCTCCTCTGCAGAGGAACCGACAGGAGAGTCGACAGAGGAGGCAGGCTGAGCTCCTCGCTCTGCAGGAGAGGACTTGTCTGTCCAGGAccgacccccctcctcctcctcctcctcctcctcagcaccAGGAGCCTCGTCTCTGCTCCAACCCCACGCAGACCAGAACCAGTCCCACCAGGAGG GTGGAGAACGGTTCCAGAGGACAGAACATCTTAGCAGTCATCAACACTGAAAG GGGGCGCTCTCCTCCAGACCCCACTGCCAGACAGAGAGTTCAGAGTCAGCAGGCGGCTTCCTcctccgcccctcctcctcctcctcttcttcctctggagTTCATTCCTTACGTCCGGAGTGATGAAGTCTTCAACATGGATCCCCTGGAGCCTGCTGACACCCCcccaccgcacacacacacag ctcctcctcaGAGCTCCGCGTCTCCTCCTTCACATCGACTCCTCCACTCTGAACCGCTTCGTAACGCACAGACACAACGACAGCAAGAGATCCTCAGGGGCCTGGCCCAGCTACggcag ggttTATTACAGAAGcagagggagctggagacggaTCTGAATCCTCTCCTGAAGCGCCATGACAACGAGCACCGGCCGCCCGCGGCAATGAAGCGcaagtga
- the ccdc66 gene encoding coiled-coil domain-containing protein 66 isoform X3 translates to MNLGDGLLFELENGKPKLILLSRGVEKNPAKQLSFRPRAAHVLSSRQPSCVEEAQGEERPARQQQAGRPRDAKGKAGGAAPSFTSTCSGGRSTTLTSSKMHHKGPSAKAEAKVKTDRHQRGPAVGSLRTDGRPGRPQNSGPRVAGKEGLTGPSANGDAGPKESVVCLTNQQLQKILHTVQTSSVGQHPPENPRTQVNQNDSKETVSSTNGDDGGGGGGGGGGEMKEEDRGGGGTDSSGRSRDKDNRPSGCPFSWLEERHSDSRAAIDAKKALWRRELDEQVALKQQCSAPGRLQAEEDTESVFSVQSSLSHRDQPAAIRSSLRLGEVTPMEEVLSLERREAQRRRWLEELDQQREETSERRRREKLLQSQTEDHELWATHFDSMQRRPPVQAEAPSAPSALSMASERGGWEPSSSLSLVWEATSSCGAESVGGASVDATSGYLARASYLRTMTALLDPAQIEERERRRLKQLEQQRAIEAQVEERRLQRRREEARRREELEEDERKVALEREMLERQYKLDTLRERQKSSNQAETETVHDDHDDHHDDHGDHHDHHDDHGDHHDGRRQEAPETSVTRKSECLEEDVNNDTTGPAPSLPLRVQTPGVSAQYQPPPLLSAAPPNVRNRAVRTGKENVCLSGGGGGGGGTGGRTGAGAGAGGGGGGGGDDPYEAFARTERSRGDKRRPEWNTQRPSRRFVPASERYPAPLQRNRQESRQRRQAELLALQERTCLSRTDPPPPPPPPPQHQEPRLCSNPTQTRTSPTRRVENGSRGQNILAVINTERGRSPPDPTARQRVQSQQAASSSAPPPPPLLPLEFIPYVRSDEVFNMDPLEPADTPPPHTHTAPPQSSASPPSHRLLHSEPLRNAQTQRQQEILRGLAQLRQGLLQKQRELETDLNPLLKRHDNEHRPPAAMKRK, encoded by the exons GCGTTGAGAAGAATCCAGCAAAG CAGCTGTCCTTCCGGCCCAGAGCGGCTCACGTCCTGAGCTCCAGGCAGCCGTCCTGTGTGGAGGAGGCGCAGGGAGAGGAGCGTCCAGCCCGGCAGCAGCAGGCAGGAAGGCCCAGAGACGCCAAGGGCAAAGCGGGAGGAGCAGccccctccttcacctccacctgcagcgGGGGGAGGAGCACCACTCTGACATCATCCAAGATGCATCACAAAGGACCGAGCGCCAAAGCGGAGGCCAAG GTGAAGACCGACAGACACCAACGGGGCCCGGCGGTCGGCTCCCTGAGGACCGACGGGAGACCAGGGCGGCCTCAGAACAGCGGGCCGCGAGTCGCTGGAAAGGAGGGACTGACGGGCCCGTCGGCCAATGGGGACGCAGGGCCGAAGGAGAGCGTGGTGTGTCTGACCAATCAGCAGCTGCAGAAGATCCTCCACACAGTCCAGACCTCCAGCGTTGGTCAACACCCACCAGAGAACCCCCGGACTCagg taAATCAAAACGACTCAAAAGAAACTGTTTCCTCAACaaatggagatgatggaggaggaggaggaggaggaggaggaggagagatgaaggaggaagatagaggaggaggaggaactgaCTCAAGTGGAAGATCACGGGATAAAGACAACAG GCCGTCTGGATGTCCGTTCAGCTGGCTGGAGGAGCGGCACTCGGACAGCAGAGCGGCCATCGACGCCAAGAAGGCTCTGTGGAGGAGGGAGCTGG atgaACAAGTGGCGTTGAAGCAGCAGTGCTCGGCTCCCGGCAGACTCCAG gctgaGGAGGACACAGAGAGTGTGTTCTCCGTCCAGAGCTCCCTCAGCCACAGAGATCAGCCTGCAGCCATCAGGTCCAGCCTCAGACTCGGG GAGGTCACGCCGATGGAGGAGGTGCTGAGCCTCGAGAGGAGAGAAGCTCAGAGGAGACGCtggctggaggagctggaccagcagagagaggagacgagtgAACGCAGGAGACGAGAGAAACTGCTGCAGAGCCAG ACGGAGGACCACGAGCTCTGGGCGACACACTTTGACTCCATGCAGAGACGACCTCCGGTCCAGGCTGAGGCTCCGTCAGCTCCGTCAGCGCTGTCCATGGCCTCTGAGCGGGGGGGGTGGGAGCCCTCGTCCAGCCTGTCGCTGGTCTGGGAGGCCACGAGCAGCTGCGGAGCAGAGAGTGTGGGCGGAGCCAGCGTAGATGCAACCAGCGGATACCTGGCCAGAGCCAG CTATCTGAGGACCATGACCGCCCTGCTGGACCCCGCCCagatagaagagagagagaggaggaggctcaagcagctggagcagcag CGAGCGATCGAGGCCCAGGTGGAGGAGCGtcggctgcagaggaggagagaggaggcgaggaggagagaggagttggaggaggacgagaggaaggTGGcgctggagagagagatgctggAGCGACAGTACAAGCTGGACACGCTGAGGGAGAGGCAGAAG TCGAGCAACCAGGCGGAGACGGAGACGGTGCACGACGACCACGACGACCACCACGACGACCACGGCGACCACCACGACCACCACGACGACCACGGCGACCACCACGACGGGAGACGGCAGGAGGCGCCAGAGACCAGCG TTACCAGGAAGAGCGAGTGTTTGGAGGAGGACGTCAACAACGACACCACTGGTCCAG ctcCCTCTCTACCGCTCAGAGTTCAGACTCCTGGTGTCTCTGCTCAgtaccagcctcctcctcttctctctgctgctcctccaaaCGTCAGGAACCGAGCGGTGAGAACAGGCAAGGAgaacgtctgtctgtctggaggaggaggaggaggaggaggaacaggaggaagaacaggagcaggagcaggagcaggaggaggaggaggaggaggaggagacgaccCATATGAAGCGTTTGCCAGGACCGAGAGGAGCAGGGGGGACAAGAGGAGGCCGGAGTGGAACACACAGAG GCCCAGCCGGCGCTTCGTTCCAGCCTCGGAGCGTTACCCGGCTCCTCTGCAGAGGAACCGACAGGAGAGTCGACAGAGGAGGCAGGCTGAGCTCCTCGCTCTGCAGGAGAGGACTTGTCTGTCCAGGAccgacccccctcctcctcctcctcctcctcctcagcaccAGGAGCCTCGTCTCTGCTCCAACCCCACGCAGACCAGAACCAGTCCCACCAGGAGG GTGGAGAACGGTTCCAGAGGACAGAACATCTTAGCAGTCATCAACACTGAAAG GGGGCGCTCTCCTCCAGACCCCACTGCCAGACAGAGAGTTCAGAGTCAGCAGGCGGCTTCCTcctccgcccctcctcctcctcctcttcttcctctggagTTCATTCCTTACGTCCGGAGTGATGAAGTCTTCAACATGGATCCCCTGGAGCCTGCTGACACCCCcccaccgcacacacacacag ctcctcctcaGAGCTCCGCGTCTCCTCCTTCACATCGACTCCTCCACTCTGAACCGCTTCGTAACGCACAGACACAACGACAGCAAGAGATCCTCAGGGGCCTGGCCCAGCTACggcag ggttTATTACAGAAGcagagggagctggagacggaTCTGAATCCTCTCCTGAAGCGCCATGACAACGAGCACCGGCCGCCCGCGGCAATGAAGCGcaagtga